The region GAAGCACTTTCCGGATGCGGTGATTCTGCATGTGGACGCGCATTTCGATCTTCGTCACACCTACGCCGAGCAGGAGCTCAGCCACGCCACCGCGCTGCGCTTGTGCTGGAACGCGCTGGAAATGAGCGCCGAAGACCAGCCTCCGCGCCTGGTACAGATCGGCGTGCGCAGCGGACCGGCCGAGGAGGCCGAGTTCGCGCATCGGCATATCCCCCAGATTCACAGCGAGTCGACTGCGGAGCTGCTGGCAGAACTGGAGAAGGTGCGCGAGCTCTGGGGCGATCGGCCGGTGTACTGCACCTTCGATATCGACGCTGTGGATCCGGCCTACGCTCCCGGGACCGGGACCCCGGAGCCCGGGGGGCTGAGCAGCCATCAGGCGCTGGCCATTGCGCGCTTCTTGCCGAGCTTTAAGCACCTGGTCGGATTCGACCTGGTGGAGACCAGCCCACCCCTGGATCACGCCGGGATCACCTCGGCGTTGAGCGCCAAGATGATCCGGGAGTTCATGATCGCCACCCAGGCCTGAGCCGCCGGCTCAGGAGCCGAAGTCGAAGCGGTAGCCCACCGAGATGAGCGCGGTGTGGAACTGGTCCCGGGAGTTGACCGCGGCGTCGACGATGCTCGGCTCGGGGAACTCGCGCAGGTGGAGTTGGTAGGTGTAATCGACGCCGAGGAGGAAGGGCTCCAGGGCGTCGATTGTCAGCCCTACCCGCGCGGCGGCGCTGGGACCAAAGTTCCCCTCGCCATAGGCCCCGGCGGAGTTGGTACCGCTGAGCACCGGCGTGAAGAGCGCCGCCAGGTTGAGCTGAGCCAACTCGCCAAATGCGTAGCTCAGGCCCAGGCCCAGATGGGCGGCCAGGTAGCTGTGGCCGGTATACAGGGAGTTGGGGGCCAGGGTTGCGCTGAGAAGTTCGGCGCCCAGGATGGCCCGGCCCTGCACCGAGGGGCTGAATCCGCGCACGTAGCGCACCTCCCCACCGCCGCGCATGTACTGGCCGGCGAGTTCTTCGTCGGCGAAACGCGAGGTATAGGGAGCGATGTCGAAGTGGGCGCCTACTTCCAGGGCGGCGCGACCGCCATTGAGAATGGCCAGCATCGCGTCGATGCGCGCGCCGCCACCCAGGAGCGGGGTGTTGTGGTTGATCTCAAAGGCTGTGTCGGTGCTCTGACGCATCATGCGCTGGCCGGCGACCAGACCGGCCCGGAGCTTGAGGTGCGGGCGAAGGTTGCCAAAACGCTCGCGGTGGTGGGCCAGCGCCGCTTCCCGGGGATCTTCTTCCAGGGGCTCCACCTGAGCCGGAGTCTGCGCTTGTTGCGCTCGTTCTCTTTCCTGGGCTTCGAGCGCGCGTTGACGCTCCATTTCCTGTTGCTCGCGGTAGTCAAGGACTACCGGAACCAGCTCAGAGAAGACCTGGCGCAGCACCTCAAGGACGCCTTCCTGATCAATGCGCCCGCGGCGAATGCGGTAGCGCACATCGGCCAGCTCCTCGCCGCGCGGCCCCAGCACCACCACCTGGAGGGTGTTGCCGCCGCCGAAGACGTCGTGGATCAGCAGCCCCTCGATGTTCTCCTGAGACATCAGGTTGGAAAAGATCGCGCGCTTCTCCTCGCGCTGCGAGCTCTGGCGGAAGGCCGAGAGATCCAGGCCCAGCCCCTGGGCAGCCTGCAGGACGTCGCGCGCATCCAGAAGTTCGATCTGCGTGCTCTCCTTGAGCGCGTCTTCGATGCTCGTGTAGGCGCGCTCTCCGCTGTCGCCCGCGGTGTTGAGATAGCCCAGGCGCAGCGGAGCCTGCTCCTGAGCCGATGCCACCGAGGACCACGCAATGAGTACGCAAAAGACGACGACCAGCGCGCGCACCATCTTTAGACCCGAAACCTTTAAGTTTACGATCACTTCCACACCTTCTAAGCAATGGTATTCAAAGTATTTAGCGAATCATCGCAGCTCAGAGATCTGTCCTAGCCTCGCCAGGAGTCGCTATCAAGTTCTACACAGTGTGCGATTCACGTTGGTAAGTTCCCGGGCCCTTGTCGAGAGCTGGTGTATCGCCTGAAACCGACCGGTATCAGGGCAGCGCCCTAAGCCCCCGGGCTCTAACCCCTTGTGGTCTCTTCTATGTTCGGATTCTTTCATTATCTGCGTCGCAAAAAACTCCTCAAGGAACCTCTGCCGCCGGAATGGAAAGAGGCCCTCGATGAGGCGCTGCCCTTTGCCAGAGAGTTGGACAGCAGGGAGCGCAGAGGGCTTGAAGATCACCTCAAGATCCTCGTGAAACACAAACACTGGGAGGGGGCCGCCGGGTTTGAACTCACCGAGGAGGTTCGCCTGCAAGTGGCACTCCAGGGCGCTCGTATGGCGCGCGGATTGCCGCTTGATGCCTTTGCTCGCCTGAGTGAGATCGTGATCTACGGTCAGGATTTTGTGCGCCCCGATGACCCCTTTGAGGGCCCGGTCCATGGCGAGGCGCACCCCTTTGGCACGGTGGTGCTGAGCTGGCCGGCCTGCCAGGAGGGGCTGGCCTACCCCTGCAGCGGTTACAACCCCATGCTTCACGAGTTTGCCCATATGCTCGACGTGAGCAGCGGGTACTTTGACGGCACCCCGATGCTGCACAGGGGCGATGATTATGAGCCCTGGGCACGCGTCTTCCAGTACTATTTTGAGGACCTGCGCCAGAATCCGGAAGCGTCCTTTTTGGACCTC is a window of Lujinxingia litoralis DNA encoding:
- the speB gene encoding agmatinase, yielding MSFAEKPYGQFLGSGESFEAARNILFGIPMDFTCCFRTGTRLGPREIRYFSDNLEDYSVEQRRGLEADTFYDAGDLELPFGNPAQCLDVIEAAVDQILQAGKRPVAMGGEHLVSAGIVRAIAKHFPDAVILHVDAHFDLRHTYAEQELSHATALRLCWNALEMSAEDQPPRLVQIGVRSGPAEEAEFAHRHIPQIHSESTAELLAELEKVRELWGDRPVYCTFDIDAVDPAYAPGTGTPEPGGLSSHQALAIARFLPSFKHLVGFDLVETSPPLDHAGITSALSAKMIREFMIATQA
- a CDS encoding zinc-dependent peptidase; protein product: MFGFFHYLRRKKLLKEPLPPEWKEALDEALPFARELDSRERRGLEDHLKILVKHKHWEGAAGFELTEEVRLQVALQGARMARGLPLDAFARLSEIVIYGQDFVRPDDPFEGPVHGEAHPFGTVVLSWPACQEGLAYPCSGYNPMLHEFAHMLDVSSGYFDGTPMLHRGDDYEPWARVFQYYFEDLRQNPEASFLDLYAAEDEAEFFAVSTEAFFELPDVLLEHAPELYRELARFYRVEPQVIPCSCESHEPFEDDPAGDPEEVGRPLYRASLPGDDLS